GATGCTCAGCCCACAGAAGCCGAGACAGCTGTGTGGAACCAGGTCAACGCAGTGCTAGAGGAGGCACAGACAATCCTGGCTGAACTGCAGTCCTACACGGGGGCTGGCCTGGAGATTAGAGAGgtacagctctgcagctcctccagccatcAGCCTGGGGACACGGGCAGGGATTCAGGCACTAATGATGAGCTTGCCATCTTGGTTCCTTGCAGGCAATCCAAAATCCCAATGACCTCCAGCTACAGGAGAAGGCCTGGAATGCCGTGTGCCCTCTAGTGGCAAAGCTGAAACGCTTCTATGAGTTCTCTCTTCGACTGGGTGAGCCCAAACTTCACTAATAACGCCATTTCCATTCCCGTCTCccgcgcagggccggctccaggcaccagcccagcaagcagctgcttggggcggccaatagtgaggggcagcatgtccggatcttcggcagcaattcggcggcaggtctctcactccctctcggagcgaaggaccagccgccaaattgctgccgaagactgaagtggcggcGGTAGAACTGCAGATCACGATcgcgacttttttttttgctgcttggggcggcaaaaaccctggagccagccctgcccccaagcgTGCAGGTGTTGGCACAAAACTGCTGCTCTGGCCCACATCCACCTCCCTGCCCATCACTCCAAACTCTATCACTGGGCCACACACGCCTGTCCTTTATTCAGAACAAGCAGCGCATTGCCTCAGCAAGGCCTGCGGCATTTGGCCTTGGGCTTCAGAAGGGAGGATGGTCTCATAGTTAAGGCTCAGGAGTGGGGCTCCACCCTGGGTTCAAACCCTGATGCTGCCACTGTCTTGCGTGTCTAAGGCAAGTCACTGTGCCACTCTGTGCCTccgtttagacttgaaattagatgaaggtttctaaccatcagaggagtgaagttctgtaacagccttccaaggggagcagtgggaggcaAAAGACatctctggcttcaagactaagcttgagaagtttatagaggggatggtacgatgggatagcctaattttgacaattaattgatcttcgactattagcggtaaatatgcccaatgggctgtaatgggatgttagatggggtgggatctgagttactacagagaattctttcctgggtgtctggctgatgagtcttgcccacacgctcagggtttagccaattgccatatttggggttgggaaggaattttcctccagggcagattggcagaggccctgggaggtttttgccttcctctgcggCGTGGGGCACAGGTtacttgctggagaattctctgcaccttgaagtctttaaaccacgatttgaggacttcagtagctcagacataggtcagagagttgttacaggagtgggtgggtgagagtctgtggcctgcgttgtgtaggaggtcagactagatgatcataatggtcctttctgaccttaaagtcttgctcacaggggtggggagacagagaggctAGATTCACCGATATATGAAAAATGGATTGGCTAAAAGGGGCTGAAAAGGACACAACAGCTCAGATTATCAGCTCTGTTCCAGTGACCTCAGGTGACTGGGTGGCTGAAATAGGCTGGCTCCCTTCCTTCACTGAGCCATCTGGGGGCTGCTCACCTTTGGAACGAGATCAAGAGGATTCACCCAGGAAATAACCCCGCTGTTAAACAAGAATAAAGAGATTTGCTTCTGACAGCTTGCAGGGAGGGGAACACCAttggtgtcccctgggtcaggagagagagaaaagtcccTGAGTGCGGGAGATGGAGAGGTTATATCCCAGAACCTGCAGTTAAGTCTGCTGCAAGCTAAGTCTGAACTGCTCCatactggggaggggggtggaggggttaaGCCTGGAGTGCTGGTAATCACTTTGTGTTCGCACGGTGACATGACACCCTGCAATGCATCATTTTTCTCTCCTCCCGCTCCCAGAGAATGCTCTGCGCAGCTTGCTGGAAGCTCTGACCAGCCCACCCTATGCCCCGACTCAGCACCTGGAGAGAGAACAAGCCCTAGCAAAGCAGTTTGCAGAAATCCTACACTTCACCCTCACCTTCGATGAGTTCAAGGTAGGGAAGCTTTGCATGTCCGACTAGAGACAGTAGCTTAGAAACTCGGCTTTCCCAGGGTCGCTCAGTTGGTAGAGAGTCAATGCTGCATGATGCATTAACAGCCTAATGCAAGCCATGCTGTGCAGGGAGTCAATATTCCCTGGCATGTTCCTCTTTGTAATGCTGAGTTGTGACTTGGTGAATTATCTCTGGTTTACTTGACATGCAAACGTCAACTAAATGAACCGTTCGTTAGACAAATGGGCAGTGGAGCTAGCCTACATGAGGCCCTCTGGACCATTCCCACCAGTCGCTGCTGGGGTATCATCCCTTACGCTAGATTTTGAGAGTTTTATCCACTCCTCTTTTCAACCATCTCTTGGAAAGCTGCCCCCCAGTTTAACAGATCCAGATCTAGGACCCATTTTGCCCTATGGGAACGTTACCAAAAGCAGCTGATCAGACCTCCAGTCTTCTCTGTCCATGTTTGCTGCAGATGACCAACCCTGCCATCCAGAATGATTTTAGCTACTACAGAAGAACCCTCAGCCGAAATCGCATTAATAATTTACAGGTAAGAGGTTGGTCACCCTCCCAAAGGGTTTGAGTtccactgtcagagcagtgtGGGGATGAAGCCTAGCACAGAATGATCATGGATATGGAAGTCTTCTTAGCCTTGCTAGCCCAGGTTAACACTGGGTAAAAAGCTTGGGGGGTGAACTCTGCATAAACTGCTAGAAAAGTAAGATGAGAGATTCTTGCAGAGGCAGTGGTTGTCACTAGATGCTCTACCAGATGGTTGGCAGAACTAAACATCTCAAGGACCAAGCAGTGGAGGACACGGGCAGTGGGTGGGCCTCTCATAAAAGTGATGTGCAGAATGAACTGGAGGATGGCTGAGTTAGGTCCCCTTGCCCCCTGCAGCACCAGCAAGGCTTGAGGTGAGCAAACCTGAAGCCGGTCTGGGTTGAGCCCCCAAGTTCAGCAAACCCAGACCTGAACTGGGAGGTGTGACCTGGTGAGGTTATAGTCTGGCTCTGTTCAGCACATTCCAACAGGGCAGATTAGGCTGGGCTCAGACATTTTCAGCATTTGCCCAATCCTGTTGGGATTAACATGATCAAGACGTCTTTCGCATCTCATGTCCTGCAGTTGGATGCCGAGACTGATGTTAACAATGAAATGGCCAACAGGATGTCTCTCTTCTACGCAGAGGCCACACCTATGCTTAAAACTCTAAGCAATGCCACAACCAAGTTTGTTTCAGAGGTAAGTGAGCCCCAAAGACAGAAAGAGAAACCAAAaactgggagaaggggagggccAGAGGAGAGAAATATAGACAATAACCTAGATGTACCTGTTGGGTAAACCCATgagactccattgaagtcaatcaaGGTGTGCCCAGCAGTATATTTGGCCCAAAGAGTCTCCATGAGAGAAAATACGTTGTGAGCTTTGGAAGGATTGCTCCACGAATTCAGCACATCTCCAACATCCCTGGTCATGGACGTCCTGCGTCATAAGAAACAGGCGTGTCTAAGCCACAGGCATGGAGAACTGTCCACTAGCAGCACAGGCAGGGGAGTTTATAGAGTAAGACCAACTGTACAGGGATTAGGGAAATAGAGATACGATGAAGTAATTCAGTTCCTAACTGACGCCTCCTCTCCAGTGAGGGGCACACGGGATCAGGAGGCAAATctattctctctcttgttctcTCCTTTCAGAACAAGACCCTCCCCATTGAGGACACAACTGACTGTCTAAGCACCATGGCCTGTGTTTGCAGGGTGATGCTGGAGACCCCGTGAGTATTTCATCCTGGCCCATGTGCCTACGCATGGAACCCGGGCTGGCAGATGGCTTCTAAAATCACAGGCCAACAGGAAGCCAAGGGGTGGAATTCAAGCACTGTGCACTGGGAAGGCCGGTACTAAGCGATCACCCTGTCAGGAATGAATCCATGCAGTGCCTGAGCGATGAGAGATCCTTGCAGGTCCCCAAGGCCAACTTTTATAGGCACCCATATAGCAGGGGCATGTACAGGTAGAAGCTCTCCCACCTGTgacaccccctccaccccatggGATGCTCTCTCTCATCTCCCTTCACTTGTCAGCAGCAATAAGGACCCTGAGTCAGACCCTGCCAGACTTCCCTCTCCTTGTCACTTTGACCCCTCTCTTGATTTCAGGGAATACAGGAGCCGGTTCACTAACACTGAGACCCTTCTCTTCTGCATGCGAGTGATGGTTGGAGTCATCATCCTCTATGATCACGTTCACCCCGTTGGGGCTTTCGCAAAGACCTCCAAAATCGATGTGAGTGACACCTTGGTCTCAATAGCTGGCGcactgcccaggaaaggggcactgaaaaaaaaaatcatgagggaGTGAAGCCGTCTGAGATGGGGAGTGCCATGGGGCCTACAGGCATAGGTTTGGTGGTTAGCAGGAGCTGTCCTGCTAGCCACCTCCTGCATCAGGGCAGAGTGAGAAAGAAGACACTTAATCTCCACCCAGGTTCTACTGGTTCTTCTGGGCTGAAAGAGCCCATCACAAGTAGCTGAGCAAGAATCGCTCCTGCTCTCCTATCTCTGAGCAATGAGGTCTTGGTCAGCATGAAATATGCAAGGGGTGACATCCTGCAGAGCCAAGCTTAGCAAACGCTTACTGGCCAGCCTGGGCAGCGACTCACTTTTGGCTTTCCAGGCTGCCCAAAGACCATGAGTCCTACCACAGCTAGATTCCCATCTGCAGTAACGCGCACGAGACACACCCCAGGACAGGGGACTTCATGCACTGCACTGGTCCACTGGAGCAGTTGGCAGCCAGCTGACAGACACAGCAGTCAGCCTAGAACGCAGTGTGGGCCGGAGACAAATCCCAATCCAGGATTTTATGAATACGGTAGGAAGGAAGCGATGGAGATAAATAGATGGATGAAGGAAGGAACTAAGGCTGTCTCAAGGCTACATATTTCCCACCACTGGATGCAGCTCCACAGGGGATAGCACCAGTGAGAAATCTAGAGATGGTCAGTCCCTGGTGTTTCAACTCTTCTCAGAGGAGGTCTTAGAGGACATTGTGGTTAATACACtaagggccttgtctacactgcaggtccCACCACTGCAGTGTTGCAACCAGTAGCAGCAGGGGTGGGACATGTTAAgaaacagagggtatgtctacacagcaaatgaAGGTGTGATTTCAGTGCTTTAATCTGcccagcaggggatcctgggTACGCATTCAGGTTGCTGGCCCACCATGTCTTCCCTGCTGTTGTTAACCGTGCTAGCTAGACTGAGGCTAAGGTGCTTGTGCCTTCCTACGCTACAATCACCCCTTTGTCTGCTGGGTGGAGACAAAGCCAAAAAGGAGAAGGACAGAGCAGCCAAGACACAGCTGGCAAGTGTGAGGGGAAGGACGGCTAAGAGAGGTGTGGGTAAGGGAGCTGCTGGTCCCTGCTCCCACCTGCCATGTGCTCTTTTCAGTTGAGCGCTGACCCACCTGGCTCTTTCTTTTTAATCCTGGTAGATGAAAGGATGCATCAAAGTCTTGAAAGATCAGCCTTCAACCAGCACAGAGGGGCTCCTGAACGCACTGAGGTATGTACAGCTCTGTCCTCCTGGATAACGGCTGCCTTTGCATGTTCCGCGTTGAGAAGAGGAGTGGGGGCGAAACAGGAGCCGTGGTCACATGAGCTGCCTTTCCTGTCCTTCACTGCTGAAAAGCCTCAAGAGTCTTCTTTCCCCTCAGAGCCAGCTCAGATCACAATCGAGGGCAGGGACTAGGTGGTCAGATTTGGCGCCTGTTCCCAGTGGAAACACATCCAGGTTGCAGAAACAGCATCGCTAATTGGAGAAGTAATGCTGAGAAGGTGGAAATTCCACCATGCTGACAGGGATTTTAGCaactgtgtcagagagagagagagaaagacgaGATTTTCACGGCCAGCTGGGGAATGTCAATGAGAGTCCTACGTCTTTGGTTACATCTACACAGTGATTGTAGTGCAGGTTGGCATATCTAGCGAATGTAGCTGGTGCATGGAATCATGGTCATGAAGACCTGGTGACAAAGGCTTCCTGACCCCAGGAAAAGCCTGCTAGTGACTCTGGATACATCCTGAGGTTGCTGGCCAGGATCTGcgctgctgtgtcttcactgctattgttgcCCACACTAGCTAGGTTAAAATTAGTGCAAACATGCAACCCATGCTACAATCACAACTTCACTTGCTGAGTAGGCATATTCGAAATCCCTTTGTCAGCTTTGAtaaatcgtgtgtgtgtgtgtatacacagagAGTGTATTTGATCTAACAGAGAACAGTCTAACAGGGTTGTGATGGCAAAGACCATCTCTTACTATGCGTAtgtgcagcacctgacacaatCTCAGCTAAGGCCCCCAGGCACTACAGGAATACACATAGTAATCATGCTTTCAAGTCCCTGAGTCAGCCAGTGCAAAAACTGTATTTCTGGTGCGCGCCCATTGCTCTCTCTGAGGCATTGATAAAAAATGCATGAGACTAGAACGCCTTGGTTCCAGGTCCACCGGGCTTCCTTTCGAGTGTCAGCTGTAGCACACCCATGGAGGCATTCTCCCATAGATGTTTAGGTTGATCTCAGCTATGATCTGCTCCCATTACATAGATCCTTTGGAGTGCTGGTCTCCGACGTATTTGAATCTGGTGTTCGatgcagctggctgctggcctGGTGCCTGGGGAAAGGGTCAGGGTTCAGGTGTGTGTCGAAGCACATCTCTTGCAGCTGAACTCTATTCTACAGTACATTTCCCATCTCTTGGATTCAACCCCTCGTCACACACAGGTTCTCAGTCTAAATCCCACTTCACATGATAAATGGCTCCTCCACAAGGGACATCAGTCCTACCTTGCGTGGTAATTTCCGGTTTCTATCTGTGCCTTGCCGTTCCCTTCTCTGTCCTGAGCGTTCACTGTTCAGAGGTTCCCTGGTGGGACAGGATTAAAATGTGGTGTCAGCGTAAACACCACAACGTGAACGGGGGCACCAGCAGTGCTGTGATTCTCTGTATGGCTGGGGGCGAGTCACAGCACCACTGGGTGCCCCCATTCATCCATGAAATAGGGCTGGCATTGCCCAGTAGCATCGTTCTTGTCCGTCTCTGCCCAATGGGGACACTACACTAGTGGCACAGAGAGAGTAAGGGCTGGATTTCAGAGGCGTTGAGCACCGACAGAATGAGatgcccagcacctcccacaaCTCGGCCATAAACACCTTGCCCAAGGCCACCAGTGAGTTCGTGGCAGAGCCAGTGTCAGAGTCTAGGAATTACAGTCCCAGTCCTGTCCTCAGACCACTAGCTCATTGTGCTGCTTCAAGGACACACACTTATTGGGGGTGGAGGTCGGGTGACGAGGCTTAAGGGCTTGAAAAGCACCAGGTGGACTCTTCCGGGGCATAAATCCCCCTCCTCCGTTTGCAGGTACACCACTCGGCACCTCAACGATGACACCACATCCAAGCAGATCCGGGCCCTGCTGCAGTGAGCGCCTCGAGAGCGGTGGGATAGGGGCGGGATCTGTCCCGCTGGGGCCTGGAGGCTTCACTTAGAACTGTCAGcagaaaattttaaaagttgCCATGTTGCTATAAATAACCATGatcatattcctcattttgtaaagaaagggaaaaagtttttttaaaaaataaaaagacagaacTACAAGAACAAACTAAGCAGCCCACAAATCCGCCCTCCccaacattcccctcccccccccacctccctccaaaAAAGATCAGTGTCCAAATATGACAGGCTGTGTGTCACCCACTCCGTGCGTCTCCGTTCCCCCGCCCCATCGGCGGTGACATGACATGCCCAGTTCTTAGCCTGCCTGAGCTTGGGCTGGGGGCTAGGAGATGGAAGCCCAGGAGCAGGGGAGCGTCCCCATCGTTCCCACAGGGGTACAGTGTAGGGTCACTTTATCTGGACCATGCCCCCCAAGTGTGCAGGGAAGGGTCCAGGGTAGGGCTGGCAGGAAGCCTCCCTTCCTGACAGATGTAAATAATGTGCGTGAATCGCTCTAAGGGTTCGGCTGTGACGATGATGatgaagaaagaagaagaagaaggcatCATCTTTAAATCCTCTCGCACTGAGTCCATTGAAAATAGCTCAGTGGTACCTTTtagatttttaatataaaaattaaaatccacTCACCtgttattttgtacatttttgtgtgaaataaaataaaatttaatgtttATTGCCCAACTGGCGCCGTCTCTGTTACTTGGCCTCACTGGGGCTTGCTCTACAGGGGAAAGGGGTCACCGGCAACCCCCCCTGCAATCAGCTGTCCATCGCCCCCTGGGCAGGCTGGGCCTGGAGAGGCCACCCCCCAGTGACTGCTTCCCCCGCATTATAGCAGTGCCACCCTGTGCTCTAAAAAGATCCACCAATATTTCGTCCCCTTTCAGTGCAAAATGTTGATGGCTCCCAACAGCCTCTTCCTCCTGGGCTTGaccctctttctccccttcccccggcAGAGATGCATCATCTTCCTCAGGCCAGAGTCCTTGATCTCCCTCCTAAGTGTGGCAACCTGACCCCTTCCACCTGTGCCACTGCCTTTCTGCCGCAGCCGGGAGCCCTCAGTCACTGGGACTTGGGGGCCAAGGATCCACACTCTGGCCTGGGTCCACTCCTGATTCCAGCTGGCAAAGGCTACCACCAGAGTAGCAACGCTGGGCCCTGCAGCAGCACTGGCGACAGCCAGAGTCCCTCCGGTGACCTGCAGCGGGGGGAGCCGGGAGCGGTCCCCATTTGCAGCCAGGGGAAACAAACTGGACCAGCGCCACTGATGCCCCTGGCTCACTGAGGTTGCCTGGCTCAGTTCGACCGGTGTTTGTGCTGCGTCGCTGGTCCAGCAGGTGGCCCCACGACACTATTGGAAACTGGCTGTTAATTGCATCGTTGCTCGTTTGCCCAAGAgctcccaggccagagccccaggaGCCAAGCCCCATGCCCAGATCCGGCGGCCAGGCTCGGTCTCAGCAGCGCCAGAAAAATCTAAGCCCTGGGAGCACCTGATGAGACGCAACTGCCAGAGCTGAAGCCGTCAGTTCTCTGTGCATGTTTGTATTAAAGCAGCAGAAGAATGGGGCTGCCGTTAGGCTGGGGCCGTTCCCGTGAGGCGGTACCAGCCATGGGGGAAAGGTGCGGGAGTGACGAATGGGAAGGAATTTCCACCCCGCAGTCAGCAACGGCCCGGTGAGAATCAGCGAGCTCAGGACAGGCCGAAGGCCATGCCAGGCCTGGGagctgccccagctcccctctgctccgAGGCAGGAGCCCACGGTACAGGCCAGAGCCTCGGAGGCCCCCGGGGGCGCATTGGTTGAAATGGAACCTGCCCCATCATGTCTGGATGTATGGCCGGGCCcaaggggggggcggggcggggtttGTATCGACTTCAGCCCCCAACCCGTTTATCTTTCCGGCCCAGGCACCAGATTCCCAGTCGTTGCACTGGGGCACCCGTCTCCCCCTGTCCCCAGGACCGTGCCCCTCCCACCCGCCCCCCGGCTTTCAGCTCCTGCCTCTCTGCCGCTGACTCCCACCTTGACCTCTTCGGTCTCTTCCTCAGCTGCCTTTCCAGTACCTCAGGCAGGACATCCGCCATGATCCATCAGCTCCAACTAATCCCAACCACCGCCCCCCCCTTCTCTAGCACAGGCGACAACCCGCTAGCCCTCTCACCAGACTCACGACAGCCTTGGGGACACCCCGCCCCCAACAAGCTCCTCCATGCAGCGTCTCCTCCCCACTCCGGGGGGTGGTTagcagtgggagtggggaggaggccTCACTCCTCTCCACTGCAGCAGGCCCTGCCATGCCAGTCTCTGGCCTCCACCGCCAGCCCAGCCACATCCCCCTGCCCTCCTCAAGTGCCCCTGGCTCCAGTgtcaccccctccccatcccctgtttTGGAGCCTCTGCTGCTACCTGCATCTCACCTCCAGCTCCTCTTCCGGGGCCCTCCGCTCTGCCTCTCCGGGCTCCACAGCACCCCAGGCCTGCGCAACCTCCCATTtgcatccccccacacacacgcttTCCCGCTGCACACACTGCTCAATGCCAGGCGGAAATGCATTGATAAAACTGTATGCAGCAAGACAGGCCAGAAACCCTCTCTGGAGCGTTTCCCCCCTTGCTCGGCCAGTGCCCCCCGCAGTGCACATCAGGGTATCTGCCCCATTTATGCTGCACACTCCTTGGGGCTGCAAACACTGCAAACGAAAGTGTCACCAAGCCAACTAAGCACGTTGCAAAATTGAAAagaagtgtgtgtatgggggaggggtCTTAACAGGAACATTATTTATCAAATCACCAGTCCTGTGTCTGGGACACTTTGAACTGCTTTGCCAAGGGTCCTGTCCTACAACATGGGCCC
Above is a genomic segment from Chelonoidis abingdonii isolate Lonesome George chromosome 25, CheloAbing_2.0, whole genome shotgun sequence containing:
- the LOC116830233 gene encoding CYFIP-related Rac1 interactor A-like isoform X1, with amino-acid sequence MSITQPRFLPYRSLKHQKSSLKNRKNRSGGESSCASASSRRNPEGEGRRQSRQLCCGLEHAQVSPPLTCSCTPKSIARWGGRGRLPFFAEPIPAVSGASRCHMGNLLKVLTYNDLEQGPNFFLDFEHAQPTEAETAVWNQVNAVLEEAQTILAELQSYTGAGLEIREAIQNPNDLQLQEKAWNAVCPLVAKLKRFYEFSLRLENALRSLLEALTSPPYAPTQHLEREQALAKQFAEILHFTLTFDEFKMTNPAIQNDFSYYRRTLSRNRINNLQLDAETDVNNEMANRMSLFYAEATPMLKTLSNATTKFVSENKTLPIEDTTDCLSTMACVCRVMLETPEYRSRFTNTETLLFCMRVMVGVIILYDHVHPVGAFAKTSKIDMKGCIKVLKDQPSTSTEGLLNALRYTTRHLNDDTTSKQIRALLQ
- the LOC116830233 gene encoding CYFIP-related Rac1 interactor A-like isoform X4 translates to MGNLIKVLGKDLENCPHFFLDFENAQPTEAETAVWNQVNAVLEEAQTILAELQSYTGAGLEIREAIQNPNDLQLQEKAWNAVCPLVAKLKRFYEFSLRLENALRSLLEALTSPPYAPTQHLEREQALAKQFAEILHFTLTFDEFKMTNPAIQNDFSYYRRTLSRNRINNLQLDAETDVNNEMANRMSLFYAEATPMLKTLSNATTKFVSENKTLPIEDTTDCLSTMACVCRVMLETPEYRSRFTNTETLLFCMRVMVGVIILYDHVHPVGAFAKTSKIDMKGCIKVLKDQPSTSTEGLLNALRYTTRHLNDDTTSKQIRALLQ
- the LOC116830233 gene encoding CYFIP-related Rac1 interactor A-like isoform X3, whose amino-acid sequence is MGNLLKVLTYNDLEQGPNFFLDFEHAQPTEAETAVWNQVNAVLEEAQTILAELQSYTGAGLEIREAIQNPNDLQLQEKAWNAVCPLVAKLKRFYEFSLRLENALRSLLEALTSPPYAPTQHLEREQALAKQFAEILHFTLTFDEFKMTNPAIQNDFSYYRRTLSRNRINNLQLDAETDVNNEMANRMSLFYAEATPMLKTLSNATTKFVSENKTLPIEDTTDCLSTMACVCRVMLETPEYRSRFTNTETLLFCMRVMVGVIILYDHVHPVGAFAKTSKIDMKGCIKVLKDQPSTSTEGLLNALRYTTRHLNDDTTSKQIRALLQ
- the LOC116830233 gene encoding CYFIP-related Rac1 interactor A-like isoform X2; this translates as MSITQPRFLPYRSLKHQKSRCHMGNLLKVLTYNDLEQGPNFFLDFEHAQPTEAETAVWNQVNAVLEEAQTILAELQSYTGAGLEIREAIQNPNDLQLQEKAWNAVCPLVAKLKRFYEFSLRLENALRSLLEALTSPPYAPTQHLEREQALAKQFAEILHFTLTFDEFKMTNPAIQNDFSYYRRTLSRNRINNLQLDAETDVNNEMANRMSLFYAEATPMLKTLSNATTKFVSENKTLPIEDTTDCLSTMACVCRVMLETPEYRSRFTNTETLLFCMRVMVGVIILYDHVHPVGAFAKTSKIDMKGCIKVLKDQPSTSTEGLLNALRYTTRHLNDDTTSKQIRALLQ